Below is a window of Ruegeria sp. THAF33 DNA.
CGGACGTGGTCGACATGCTGAAAGACGGTCAGGTTCAACTGCTGATGAACACCACCGAAGGCGCGCAGGCGGTCGAGGACAGCAAGGCCATCCGGTCCATCGCGCTTTATGACAAGATCCCGTATTACACCACGGCCGCCGCAAGCCATGCTGCCGCTCTGGCCATCAAGGCGCAGGCCGAAGGGGATGTCGAGGTGAAATCCCTTCAGGGATAACCCGCCTGAGCCACAATTGGCCCATCAATGAACGAAAAGATGCGCGCCCGTTGACCTGAACGCAACGGGCGCGCATTTCTGGTTCTCGTAATCTTCACTGCACTGGCCGCCTGTGACGTGCCGTTTGTTCCTTTGATCTAACCTGATTGGACCCAGCTTTTCAGCTGGACCCACAAGAGGCCAGTGTTCAGGCTGCCAGCGCCTCGCGTTTTTCATCGCGCGCAAAGAAGAGCAGGTAGAACACCGGCGCGGCGACCATTGTCAGGACGGTCGCAAAAGCCAGCCCGCCCATGATCGTCACCGCCATCGAGACGAAGAACGCATCGGTCAGCAGCGGCGCCATGCCCAGAATGGTCGTGATCGCAGCCAGCATCACCGGGCGCAAACGCGAGACCGAGGCTTCGACGATGGATTCGCGCAGGGGCTTGCCCGTGGCGCGAACCAGGTCGATCTCTTCCACCAGCACGATGCCGTTCTTGATCAGCATGCCCGACAGGCTGAGCAGGCCCAGAAGGGCTGTAAAGGTGAAGGGCAGCCCAGTTCCCAACAGGCCGATGACCACGCCGTTGACCGACATCGGAACCAGCAGCCAGATGATGATCGGCTGTCGGATCGCGTTGAACAGCAGGACCGAGATCAGAACCATGATCAGCAGGCTCAGCGGCAATTGTTTGCCCAGGCTTTCTTGCGCGTCGCGCGAGTTTTCGAACTCACCGCCCCACTCCATCTTGTAGCCCGGTGGCAGTTCGATGGCCTCGATGGCGTCCCGAACTTCGGCGTGTACCTGAGCCGCCGTCAGGTCGGGCGGGATGTCCGCGCCGACGGTGATGGTCAGAACACGATCGCGGCGATGAACCAGCGTATTGAGGGATTTGTACTCGAATCCATCGACCATCTGTTCGATTGGTACAAATTTCCCGGATTGGTCCGAGTACACCACCTGATCGACGATGGAATAATCTCCGTCCGCCGGACGACGCAGGATGATGGGGATCAGGCGGTCACGTTCCCGCAGCACACCGCCCGTGATGCCATCGGTCGAAAATTGCAGCGTGGCCGCAATGTCTTCGCGCGTAACGCCCGCGGTCTGGGCCCGTTCCGTGGCATAGATCGGCTGCACCGCCAGTTCCTGTTCGCGCCAGTCATGATGAACGAGCAGGGCGTTGGGCGACGCCGCCGCCATGCGCTGCACGGCCTCGTCCGCAAGTTGTCGCAGTACCACCGGATCGCTGCCCGAGAACCGGGCCTGGATCGGATCGCCGCCGCCGGGGCCAAACACCAGGCGCTTGGTTCCGAACTCGCCTTCGGGGAACTGGACCGACCCGAACGCTTCCAGATCCGCTTGCAAGGCCGGGATGTCATCCAGACTTTCCGTGCGGATGATCATGTGACCATAGCTCGGGTTCGGTTTCTCTGCCGAATAGGTCAGCATGAACCGGGTTGCCCCCTGACCGACGAATGTCGTGACCGAAACCACGTCATCGCGTTGGGTCAGCCAATCTTCGAAAACCGCCATGTCCTGTGCCGTGCGGGCAATCGGCGTGCCTTGAGGCAGCTTGTAATGCACAAAGAACAAAGGCGTGTTCGAGTTGGGGAAGAATTGTTGTTTCATCAACCCGAACCCGGCATAGCACGCAACGGTTACGCCGATGAGACCCGCAACAACCAGCCACCGAAAACGGAGCGCAAACCGCAGGATCGCGCCATATGTGCGGAACAGGATGCCCCCGTAGGCGTCGATCTCACCCTCCTTGCCCTGCTTGAAGAAATAGTGCCCAAGCAAAGGCGTGACCGTGATGGCAAGTATCCAGCTGAGCAGCAGCGAAATGCCGATCACCGCAAACAGGGAAAACAGAAACTCGCCCGTTGCGTCGGGGCTAAGACCGATGCCTGCAAAGGCCATGATACCGATTACGGTGGCCCCCAGCAGCGGGATCTGGGTTTTCGACGCCACATCTTCAGCGGCATCGCGCGAGGACTTGCCGCGCAACATCGCGATCTGCATCCCTTCGGCAACCACGATGGCGTTGTCCACCAACATCCCCATGGCAATAATCAGGGCCCCGAGTGAAATTCGCTCCATCTCGATCGAAAACAGCGACATGAACAGAAGCGTGCCGACTACGGTCAGCAACAGGGTCGAACCGACGACGATGGCCGCGCGCCAGCCCATGAAGATTCCCAGTACGGCGACCACGATGGCCACTGACATGGCCAGATTCACCAGAAAGTCGTTCGAGGCCTGCTCGACCACCACATGTTGCTGGTAGATCGGCAGAATATCGACACCGAAGGGGATATTCGCATCCAGCTCGGCAAATTTGGCGTCAGCCCGCTTGCCGACCTCGACGATGTTTTCCGTCGCCAGACCGGCGATGCCGAGGGTAAAGGCTTCGGTCCCGTTGTAGCGGATCATGATGTCCGGATCGTTCTGACGGGCGCGATAGACATCGGACATGTCGAACAGGTTGATCACCTGCCCTTGCGAGCCGACAGACAGGCCCGCAATGGCCGAGACACTGTCCGAACCCTCGGCCGTCAGAATGGTGGTACGGGCATCTTCAGACCGCAAAGACCCCGAGGAATTCACCGAATCCGCATTGGCTATGGCTTCGTTGATCGCTTGCAGCGGGACGTTCTGGTTCACCGAGATCGCCAGGTCGGGCTCTACAAAAATCGCCTCGTCCGGCAGGCCCTGAACCTCGACATCGGCGACGCCGTCCACGGTCAGCAGTTCGCGACGCAGAAACGTTGCCAGTTCATGCTTTTCGGCGTCAGAAAACCCTTCGGCAGTCACCGCATAGAACAGGCCGAACACATCACCGAACCCGTCATTCACATAGGGTTGGCTGACACCCGACGGAAGCCCGCGGGCGGCATCGCGCACCTTGGCCCGCAGGCGGGTCCAGATATCGGGCAGTTCGGTGCCGTCGTAGGTCGACTTGATCTCTACTTCGATCAGCGATTGTCCGGGTTGGTTGACCGAGGTGATGACGTCCACCTCGCCCATCTGCTGGATCGCGGATTCAAGGGGTTCGGACACTTCAAGCGCCACCTGTTCCGCCGTGGCACCGGGATATTGCGTGGCGATGACCGCGTTCTTGATGGTGAAAGCCGGGTCTTCCAAACGACCAAGCGACGTGAATCCCCAGATGCCACCGAAGAGGGCAATGAGGATGATCAGCCATGTGTAAAGCGGTCGATCAATCGAGGCGCGCGCGATGTTCATCAGTCTGCCCCTCAGTTCGCGAAACCGGTGAACCGGCGCACGGGCTGGCCGTCTGTCAGCACAGCACCGCCAGCCACAACAACTTCGTCACCGTCAGACAAGCCCTTCAACACCCGAACATCGCCCGACTGCGTGGGTTCGATTGTCACCGGAACGCGGCGGACCGTGCCTTCATCCGCGCCAGCGGGAGAGAACACCATGACGCTCAGTTCACCTGTTGCATCCGCGATGACGGCCGTCGCCGGCACGATGATGCCTGTGCGCTCATCCTGGACCTTTACGTTGACGGTGACGGACGAGCCGGGAAGAATTTGCAGCCCCTCGGGTGGGGTCAGGCCGAACTGAATGCGGAAGGTCTGCCCGACGCTGGAAGTTTCAGCGTCGAATTCACGGATTTCCAGCGGGAAGACTTCATCGCTTACGGGGAATTTGGCGGTGATGGTGATGTCGTCGTTCTGGCCCGAGCGTTGAAACAGGATCTCGGGCACATCCACCTCGATGCGCAGTTCGGACATGTCGTGGATGCGGACGATCGGCGTGCCGGCCGATACGGTGGTGAAAGACTCGACCGCGCGGCTGGAGACCAGCGCGTCAAATGGCGCGGTCAGAGTCGCGTGTTCCAGTTCGTATTCGGCATCGCGCAGAGCGATCGCGGCCAGTTGCGCTTCGGTCTCTGCGTCATCGACCGCCACCTGGCTGGCCGTGGTGCCCCGCAACCGCGACAGGCGTGCGACGGTT
It encodes the following:
- a CDS encoding efflux RND transporter permease subunit; translation: MNIARASIDRPLYTWLIILIALFGGIWGFTSLGRLEDPAFTIKNAVIATQYPGATAEQVALEVSEPLESAIQQMGEVDVITSVNQPGQSLIEVEIKSTYDGTELPDIWTRLRAKVRDAARGLPSGVSQPYVNDGFGDVFGLFYAVTAEGFSDAEKHELATFLRRELLTVDGVADVEVQGLPDEAIFVEPDLAISVNQNVPLQAINEAIANADSVNSSGSLRSEDARTTILTAEGSDSVSAIAGLSVGSQGQVINLFDMSDVYRARQNDPDIMIRYNGTEAFTLGIAGLATENIVEVGKRADAKFAELDANIPFGVDILPIYQQHVVVEQASNDFLVNLAMSVAIVVAVLGIFMGWRAAIVVGSTLLLTVVGTLLFMSLFSIEMERISLGALIIAMGMLVDNAIVVAEGMQIAMLRGKSSRDAAEDVASKTQIPLLGATVIGIMAFAGIGLSPDATGEFLFSLFAVIGISLLLSWILAITVTPLLGHYFFKQGKEGEIDAYGGILFRTYGAILRFALRFRWLVVAGLIGVTVACYAGFGLMKQQFFPNSNTPLFFVHYKLPQGTPIARTAQDMAVFEDWLTQRDDVVSVTTFVGQGATRFMLTYSAEKPNPSYGHMIIRTESLDDIPALQADLEAFGSVQFPEGEFGTKRLVFGPGGGDPIQARFSGSDPVVLRQLADEAVQRMAAASPNALLVHHDWREQELAVQPIYATERAQTAGVTREDIAATLQFSTDGITGGVLRERDRLIPIILRRPADGDYSIVDQVVYSDQSGKFVPIEQMVDGFEYKSLNTLVHRRDRVLTITVGADIPPDLTAAQVHAEVRDAIEAIELPPGYKMEWGGEFENSRDAQESLGKQLPLSLLIMVLISVLLFNAIRQPIIIWLLVPMSVNGVVIGLLGTGLPFTFTALLGLLSLSGMLIKNGIVLVEEIDLVRATGKPLRESIVEASVSRLRPVMLAAITTILGMAPLLTDAFFVSMAVTIMGGLAFATVLTMVAAPVFYLLFFARDEKREALAA
- a CDS encoding efflux RND transporter periplasmic adaptor subunit, with the translated sequence MKLLTSLGLALAVLATPIAAQDTPKPVKLMQVHETTPGFTRQFFGRVAARHTVDLAFQVAGQIVEMPVNEGFVIPKGGLIARLDQEPFELRLERAQLQKEQADRTVARLSRLRGTTASQVAVDDAETEAQLAAIALRDAEYELEHATLTAPFDALVSSRAVESFTTVSAGTPIVRIHDMSELRIEVDVPEILFQRSGQNDDITITAKFPVSDEVFPLEIREFDAETSSVGQTFRIQFGLTPPEGLQILPGSSVTVNVKVQDERTGIIVPATAVIADATGELSVMVFSPAGADEGTVRRVPVTIEPTQSGDVRVLKGLSDGDEVVVAGGAVLTDGQPVRRFTGFAN